TAATCTTGGCATTTGAGTGATATGGTGCCTGTTTCCATCAGCCATCATGACCAAAAACGAATGTCACCAGGTAGGGACTGTTTTCACATCCTGCCATTTCACATGTGTATCTCTTGTATTGAAGTTTCAGTGCAAGTCACAGTGGCGCTTTAAGGCAATGCCAGTTGGCAACTAAACTGAAACGGAGCCCTAAAGTTTTGCtagatgagttttttttttttttgttttgtttttttttacttttaagttttgttttgtttcccatACACGTATGCACTGTGCAAACATGCTAATGATATAAACTATTTTCAGGGCCGCATCTaatttcttgcttttttttttttttctttttttttcttttcttttttttttgcagtgcatatgagggtaacatacaggcatgtggtaccccaaagacAGTCCACATGCAGGTTTCAGAACAATGATAGCATAACATTGAGAGCATCGGGGTACGTTAGAACAGTGCACTAATTTTGTATTTAGGTACAAGCTTCAATCATGCTAAATCAGCATATAGGGTATAGAGATGCAAAAGCAAGGCAAATATGTCGAAAACTCTGAATATATGCTGCAGTTAAGCTATTCAAAAAACAAATGGAGTTTTCTGAATATTAAATGCTTGGAACATGCTAGACAGATATGGGGAGGCAGAGACTGTTGGAGCCACTGTGATACTAAATGGAGGGAGAatggtgtgtgatgtgtgggggAGACCATGAGTGGAAACAGGCTGGGTTCATGGCATATCAGACCAAACGGTGGTACTTATGCTGCAAATAGGCTGGTGTCTGGTATATAGTATGTCAGGCTAGGCCTTCACAACTTAACTTATCCTAGGGGGTTGTTGCCTAACGAGGAGACAGGATTTTAGGCTACAATAGATCCTAGGAAAATATAACAAACTTATGCGTTATGGTTTAGCTAATCGGAAGGTGTGTTACCCAGCACTCCAGCCAGAGTTAACTTTAGAGTCTCAGTGCAGCCCTCAGCCCACGCCAGCTGCTGGTATGGTTTTGGCCCCCAGAGTGGCCTTGTCAGAGTTGCCCAGAGGTAATGTCCACAGGTTAGTATTGTTTCTCCCAGTCAGGGTCTGTGTGCAATGGCCGCTGGAGACAGGCGGGTATGTTGTGTTTTGGTTAGATTCGCTGTTGCATTCGGGTGTTTCCTTTGGTCCCAGTTTCCTGCCGCTCCGGGCCTTAGTGAGAGCCCTCGCCTTGTGTCCATGGAGCCTCCCAATCTCGGTGGTTGGCTCGGGGGCCCGCGGGTTCTCCCTGTCCCGGGTGTCCCCACGGGTGTATGGACGGCATGGAGTGAACTCCTGgtgggctcccagcccagaaggGTGTCGGGCAGTCAGGACTGCAGTTTCGAACGCCCTCTTGGTGGGTGCTGCTGGCTTGATTTCCGTCTTGGTTTCACAGGCTTCCCTCCGCTCCAATGTTGATAGGCCCAAGTTGCTCCGCTTCAGTTGCGgtatggcggccattttggtagCGCTGTGCTGGTTGCTAATGTGTCGCTCGCTTGTCTGTAATGAGGTAAGTGGTTGTAGTCTGGCCTCCAGCTTGCGCCAGAAATTGTCAAAAATTGCAGCCAACCTCTGTAGGGTCCCTTGCTGTGGATCTGCAGGCTTGGGGGGACGCGTGGCATCCGCCATGCTGGTTGCCGCGTCGTGTTGCGTGCTTTTCAGTGCAGTCCCCCACTGCACCCTCTCTGGTCTTAGTTTGCCTCCCTGATGGTCCAGGGGGGGGAGTAACGGGGCTCCTGCTTGCTATGCACCGGCATCTTGTGGCGCCGgaccgggagatcgtccgcctctcccgcacTACGAGCGCCAGGCCTCATGTTAGAAGTCAGTCTGCCAGCCGGCCTCAGATTGGTTGCAGACCTCAATGTCAGTTTAGTGCCCCTTTGTGGGTCAGGTAAGTTGTTTAGGGCCATAAATGACAGAAATTGCCCTATTGTCTGAGGAGCTCTGCAGTAGCACGTCTGTCTTCCATGCTGGTCAGTCTGGACTTGGCCAAGAGAATTTAAAGGTTCAAGTGTTAACTCTATAAAGACTGCAAAGTTTGCAGTTTCTactaatttattttatcattaaatattttattaggaTATATGTATTTCCATTAAAATAGAGGTAATTACAGGTTGACCATATTGTAGCATAGCCTGAAAGAGTCTGTGGTGAGGTAGATGATATGAAACACTGGTGCCAAgttaaaacaacaaacaaaatgttATGTGTTGCATGTGTACACATAAGAGAACACATTGTATTGGCCTGCTTGTATAACATGGTAGGAAGGTAATGAGTAGCTATTTACTTATTGGCCCTTGGAATCTGTTGCTTTTTccgtaattaaaaaataaataaataaaaagggtgaTTATCTTAAAAATTACACtgtcttaaggacacatgacgaaataccctttatttctgaagttgtgtccttaaggggttaatgttctaTTTTAACAACATATATCAACAAAAGCAGTCACCACCCATGGAACCACAAAATACTTTTAAGCAGATACTAAATCATTTGGATTTATTACTGAATGGATTCTATTACATAAATATTAAAGCACACGTAGTGTTGTGCTAATGAGCCCACAGCACGGCTGAGAGATGAACCCTTGAAACAAAGTAATTTTTCTGCACACCGAGAATCCTCTTAAATCAATATCTCAATTCTAATGCATGACTATTAAAACCCCATATAATGCAGCTCTGTATTCCACATACATTACTTCAATGCATAGTATAAACTTGTAAAATGTATTGCTTAACTAGTCAGCTGCCAAAGAGACACTGAACATTGTTACCAATGACTATAgaaagtctctgtgtgtgtgtgtgtgtgtgtgtgtgttggctcaCTATCACTTGTTGGAGGATTGTGTATGTGAGAGAGAGATAAGAACATGGTAAAAGAATGATAACATGCACATAAGCTATGCGTGTTCTGTCTAAGAAGAGAATTTTGGGGGCTCTGTGTATTATGGGTCTTAGGAATGACCAAGGAGGACACTTTGTTCTATGGGGAAAATTGGGTTGGTAGGGAGAAATCAGTAGGACATAGTTTGGATTATGTCTAACCTTGTGAACatgtaacaaaataaagaaatctacattgaaaaaaaactatatatatatattttgttttttttctccccagcTTTCTGATTTGTCATCATGATTCCTGTTGCTGAGTTTAAGCAGTTTACAGAGCAGCAACCTGCCTTTAAAGTCCTTAAACCCTGGTGGGATGTCTTGGCTGAATATATCACCATTGCCATGCTCATGATTGGGGTCTTTGGCTGCACCTTACAGGTAAGAAAACCTATCTCTCCCTGCACCTAATGTTTCATATTTTTAAGTGTGCTTTTCTCCCAAATGTGTCAGTGTTCATGTGTGTCATCGAACTAACTAGTGAAGTCCCTACCTACTAAAAGTGTCACAATGTAAGGAAGAAATTGAACAATCTAGGTTATTGCGACATATAGATAAAATACTACTTATTCATAGTGGTTTTGGCATGGCATACAATTGCCATAACACCTGTTACAGTGAATGATTACTCTTGCCAATCCTGCAGCCTGCAGCAATCTTCAATCAAGGGTCTATTGTTAGATCCTGGAGCTTCAACAGACAATTCTGTGTCACTGTTGTTCTCTTGCACATGCACAAAAGTACCTCCAAGTTCTGTGGACAAGAAATCAGGATCCATCATAGATCTTACTCATGCAATGAGCAAAAATAAGCTTTGTTCTTGATCAATGTCTGGTGAACACTTGGAATTGATAAAAGTTGATGGACAAAGCTCTGCCTTTTGACAATCTGAGCTTGATCCATAAGTCAAAATATAACGTCGGCCCAGTCTGCTTCCTAGCTGCTTGCCGAGACCCTAGAACGATTCAGATCTTagtcgccgaggcttgactggggtctctctggagccttttcacccgaccaggctgcagctctcctttcaggcaggtatcgttCCCTCTTCTTATTCTGCTGTAGCCCTTCTTCCAGGTGGGTATCCAACTCTGGCTGCAATGTGATTCCTATTGCcattacaaaggcacttgtggctctcaaACCTGGCTCTCTTGATTTAGCCCAGGACTAGAGGGATCATGCAGAAAGCCAGAAGGTCCAAAGactgtcactgggatccctaaaaatccacacagaacACAAGTTCTAAAAGGAACTAACATccaatactttattttacttgggactagccaaTATGTTCATTACATAAACCTTGCTGTGACAAACTCTATAAAATACAATTAACCAAATCAaaaaacatacaggaacttataGTGACATAACAATTATAAAGGTATGGGGAAGACGATAACTAACacaatatctctcctgcctgcagaattagcagtATGCAattctacctgaatatgcaaattagcaagccttgctattcaggtagtgcatatagctctTGCTAGATCCTTACAAGCAACAGGTGGCAAcgtacaggctccacagccatATCCACCAAGTTGATGTAAGCATTAGCAAGGCAGGATCGCACACAAACATTTAACCCCAAAcaaccacattacacacacaccctgcacctacaatggacacagggtgacttaaacataggaatCATCCAAAGACCTAATTTAATTGTCCATCTTAAACTCctagtgatggtgactactgttGCAATCCCTTACTTTGTCTTCTATCTTTTGATTGAAATAGtcagtgacagagccactttaaaataattctacattttgttttatgtaaTGCATTAATAGTTTTCACTTTTCTCATTACGTAATATATCTTGTTTGGCACTCCCTACTTTCATGTGTTATATAATCGTATGTGCCTAAGTCACCttctgaatttaatttttttttttgtgtgtgtgtgcatctttcACAGATAACACAAGACAAGATTATTTGCCTCCCTAATCATACTTCAGCTGATGAGGTTTCCCAAATCTCCTGCAAAGAGTTTACTCAAAGTACTCCACCCACCAACTCTAGTGATGATGAATACCCAACTTCAACACCACCTCCAGTTGTTACTTCCGGTTCTACTCGTGAGATGACTGGCCTGCGTAACAACCTGGATCTTCAGCAGTACAGCTTCATCAACCAGATGTGCTATGAGACTGCATTGCACTGGTATGCAAAATATTTTCCATATCTAGTTGTTATCCACACACTTATCTTCATAATCTGTGGAAACTTCTGGTTTAAATTTCCTGGCACAAGCTCTAAGATTGAACACTTTATTTCCATTTTGGGTAAATGCTTTGACTCCCCATGGACAACTAGAGCTTTATCAGAAGTGTCAGGAGAGTCCAATCAAGAGAAGACAGCAGATCGTGAACTTTCCAAGCCCAGTTTTGAGGAAAATAGTCCTTCCTCCACTGAGCTTCCAGTTCCTGATAAATTGGTTGCAGAGACTGCATCGGCTAGTGTACTAGACAAGAAAGAAGGAGAGCAAGCAAAAGCACTGTTTGAAAAGGTGAAGAAATTTCGCCATCATGTGGAAGAAGGGGACATATTGTATTTAATGTACATGCGACAGACTGTGTTAAAAGTCTGCAAATTTGTGCTCATCACCATATACAATGCAGCTTTGGTAGGGCAAATACACTTTATTGTACCCTGTAGTGTCCACACAGAGGACATGACTGGCTACAACAGCTTCTGCTGCAACCACACTAAAGCTCATCTCTTTTCAAAACTGGCTTTTAGCTATTTGTGCTTTTTGGGTGTCTATGGACTGACTTGCCTTTACACACTATACTGGCTATTCAGGCGCCCACTGAAGGAGTATTCTTTCCGGTCAGTGAGAGAAGAAACTGGAATAAGTGACATTCCTGATGTCAAGAATGACTTTGCTTTTGTTCTTCATCTTATAGATCAATATGACTCTCTCTACTCCAAAAGGTTTGCAGTGTTTTTATCAGAGGTGAGTGAGAGTAGGCTGAGACAACTTAATTTGAACCATGAATGGCCAGCAGAGAAGCTGAGGCAAAAACTTCAGCACACACCTGAAGGCCGGTTGGAGCTGCATCTTTTCAAGCTACCAGGTTTGCCCGATTCAGTCTTTGAGGTGACTGAAACAGAATCCCTTAAGTTGGAGATGCTTAGCGAGGCACTCATCCCTCCTCTAGTAACCAAATTAGTCCGACTTGAAGAATTGTCCCTTTTCAATTGCCCAGCAAAAATACAGCATGCTTCCCTTGCATACCTCAGGGACCGCCTTCGAGTCCTTCAAATTAAGTTTGAGGACATCAAGGAGATACCACTCTGGGTCTTCAGTCTTCGAGCCCTAGAGGAGCTACACCTGTTTGGCTACCTATCCCAGGACATGTCAAAAAATGTAACACTGGAAAGCCTGCGAGAGTTAAAAAGTCTTAAGGTGTTAACACTCAAAAGCAATCTCTCTAAAGTGCCTCCCACTGTCACAGATGTGGCTGGCCATCTGCAGAAACTTATTATACACAATGATGGAACAAAGCTTTTAACTCTCAATGCTCTGAAAAGACTGTCTCTACTCAAAGAACTAGAGTTGATCCGTTGTGATCTAGAAAGAATTCCTCATGCAGTTTTCAGTCTGAACAACCTACAACTTCTGGACTTAAAGGAGAATAACCTGCACACCATAGAGGAAATTATAAGTTTGCAGCACTGCCGCAAACTAAGTGTTCTACGCCTGTGGCACAATCAAATAGCCTACATTCCAGATCACATCCGGAAACTGAAGAGTTTAGAAGAGCTTTCTTTCAATCGCAACAAGATTCTTGTATTGCCACCTCAACTTTTCCTATGTACCAAGCTCCGTCATCTTGACCTTTCCTTCAATGAGATTAGAGAGCTTCCCCCAGAGGTTGGGGTTTTACAGCTGCTTCAGTTTCTCTCATTGACTGGTAACTTTTTAGACGAACTTCCCAACGAGCTGTTCTTCTGTCAGAAGCTAAAAACTCTGAAGCTGGGACAGAATAGGTTGGCAAGTTTATCCCCAAAGATTGGATCTCTAACCGCTTTGGTAAAGCTTGAGTTAAAGGGAAACAAGATAGATTTCCTGCCCCCAGAGATAGGTGGATGTGTTAGCCTGAAAAAGTCTGGCTTAGTGGTAGAACAGTTGTTAATTGACACACTCCCAAGTGATGTCAGAGAGAAACTGAGTGAGGACTGAAGATGCAAATGAAACAAAGAGTATGGTGATAAGTTTTAATAGTCTAAAAGCAAGgggtataacaaaaaaaaggcagTTTGAGAACAGAAGTGAGAGCAGGTAGAAATttgaaaccataaaaaaaaaagtttgactaaaaaactaaaatgtgaCCTTTGTCATTATAAGAAAAGTGTAATTTTAGAGCGgaacatagaaaaaaataattaagattagagaATAGCACAAACTGCTCCCACTGGGATGTCTAAATATTGATAAGCAGGATCATCACTCCTAGTAgttggtctgtgtgtgtgtgctcacgAGACTGCCTTGTAAATTAGAGCCAAAGCACCTAAATTATGAGTGAGATTTTATTCCTCCAAAAGCAGGCCGTGCAACGTTTCAACCTCATTGCAAGGTTGAAGTGTGTCCACGACCACTTTGGTAGAATAAAATCTCCTTCATGTATAATTATGGTGCTGCAGCTTTTGTGTTTGGGAATTCTGTTGTTCAAACCCCAGTTTTTGACACATTAGGAGAGAGCAGTAGACCCTAGTGACTTTTAGGTTAGCTACTTTATTAATTGATTCGAAAAAAAACATCTAGAATAAGCACATAAATGTTTCTCTTGTATGGACTTGCCCATTGACTAGGGTCTTCTAAgtgaacatacatttaaaaaaaatttaaatactgCAAATATGCATTCAAGGCAGGTGTAAGACTTGCCACATCTCAAGGAACTGGAACACTCCTAAAAATGAAATTCCTTTGGACAAAACCGTTTTTATTTTTTGAGAGGGCTATGTGCAGCCTTGGGTAAATGGCACCTAACCTGATTTATCCACTACTTGGGTTACTTAACAGCCACAACAGCATTGGGTCAATgtacacttttattttatttttttatttaaattatttgatgaaataataaaacattttataaaatgcCTGCATGtggttgtcagtgagtgtgaggagTGGGTGCTGCTTCACTTAACTGTTAAAATGCTTCAATGTTCAAGACACCAGCCAGGGTATTGGCAAAGAATGCTGTGCAGCTAGATTAAATCAATGCTTGATGTGTAAGGGATATAAAGGCAAATACAAGATAAATATGTTAAAAGCACAATATTCAGGGATATGATATTATGTGTTAACAGCTTATTGATCAAAGGACAGCTCTGTCATCTTGGGGTCAAGCACTTCTGTTTTCTAGATTGTTGCTAAATTgcttaaaacctttttttccccctccttttggatcaacaacagaaATGTGAaacttaacttaaagggacaccatagtcaccaaaaccacttgagcttaattaagtagttatggtgttcagatcatgcctctgaagtttcactgct
This Pelobates fuscus isolate aPelFus1 chromosome 3, aPelFus1.pri, whole genome shotgun sequence DNA region includes the following protein-coding sequences:
- the LOC134603362 gene encoding volume-regulated anion channel subunit LRRC8E — protein: MIPVAEFKQFTEQQPAFKVLKPWWDVLAEYITIAMLMIGVFGCTLQITQDKIICLPNHTSADEVSQISCKEFTQSTPPTNSSDDEYPTSTPPPVVTSGSTREMTGLRNNLDLQQYSFINQMCYETALHWYAKYFPYLVVIHTLIFIICGNFWFKFPGTSSKIEHFISILGKCFDSPWTTRALSEVSGESNQEKTADRELSKPSFEENSPSSTELPVPDKLVAETASASVLDKKEGEQAKALFEKVKKFRHHVEEGDILYLMYMRQTVLKVCKFVLITIYNAALVGQIHFIVPCSVHTEDMTGYNSFCCNHTKAHLFSKLAFSYLCFLGVYGLTCLYTLYWLFRRPLKEYSFRSVREETGISDIPDVKNDFAFVLHLIDQYDSLYSKRFAVFLSEVSESRLRQLNLNHEWPAEKLRQKLQHTPEGRLELHLFKLPGLPDSVFEVTETESLKLEMLSEALIPPLVTKLVRLEELSLFNCPAKIQHASLAYLRDRLRVLQIKFEDIKEIPLWVFSLRALEELHLFGYLSQDMSKNVTLESLRELKSLKVLTLKSNLSKVPPTVTDVAGHLQKLIIHNDGTKLLTLNALKRLSLLKELELIRCDLERIPHAVFSLNNLQLLDLKENNLHTIEEIISLQHCRKLSVLRLWHNQIAYIPDHIRKLKSLEELSFNRNKILVLPPQLFLCTKLRHLDLSFNEIRELPPEVGVLQLLQFLSLTGNFLDELPNELFFCQKLKTLKLGQNRLASLSPKIGSLTALVKLELKGNKIDFLPPEIGGCVSLKKSGLVVEQLLIDTLPSDVREKLSED